A genomic segment from Salinigranum rubrum encodes:
- a CDS encoding DUF262 domain-containing protein, whose translation MESGKKSLEELTTAGVFHVPEYQRYYSWTEPEWDDLWTDLYTLPPDKQHYFGTIIIQKTDETESGGSTGGYGSSREKPINLLIDGQQRLTSLALLVRSMTECLEEIAPETDHEAEILADVEEMRETLLVEDNIYQLQLLDEEDNKYLEWLLTGHDVHEPDRPSQRKMIEAKEYFDDQLDDLTASPDVDPVDVATELKQLWETILELELMVYVVDAANPEKATLIFDSVNDRGRSLSTFDKTKSFLMRMAYLAADTESEAQATIRRIRQSFGEMYNDHQTMLESPYVTDISDDAVQRYHFISYFDWSNSDEYSDPAFLSELKEHIRKLRQEDPRACLEYIKDYTNSLERGFNALSKVLDCTGDDEISTLVQRIHRLRHATKFYPLLLKAWPNLDDDGRRELLNAIETYIFRVYSIGNHRSHTGESSLYVRTRNISEDSPADIWVSQSRLPNESIRGRLTVSTIPFSRGSVLESELAGPSVSLLLLQRTPS comes from the coding sequence ATGGAATCGGGAAAGAAGTCGTTGGAGGAACTGACGACGGCAGGGGTATTCCACGTTCCGGAGTATCAGCGCTACTACTCGTGGACTGAACCGGAGTGGGATGACCTCTGGACAGATCTCTACACGCTTCCCCCGGACAAACAGCACTACTTCGGAACGATCATCATCCAGAAGACGGACGAAACGGAAAGTGGTGGGAGTACCGGTGGCTACGGCTCCTCGAGAGAAAAACCCATCAACCTCCTTATCGACGGCCAACAACGTCTCACCTCGCTTGCGCTGCTGGTTCGCTCGATGACGGAGTGCCTGGAGGAAATCGCACCGGAGACGGATCACGAGGCCGAGATACTCGCCGACGTCGAAGAGATGCGCGAGACACTTCTCGTTGAGGACAACATCTACCAGCTCCAGCTCCTCGATGAGGAGGACAACAAGTACCTCGAATGGCTACTCACGGGCCACGACGTTCACGAACCGGACCGCCCGTCTCAGCGAAAGATGATCGAGGCGAAGGAATACTTTGACGACCAACTCGACGATCTCACCGCATCCCCCGATGTCGATCCCGTGGACGTCGCTACGGAACTCAAGCAACTCTGGGAAACCATCCTCGAACTCGAACTGATGGTGTACGTTGTTGACGCAGCCAATCCTGAGAAGGCGACGCTCATCTTCGATAGCGTCAACGACCGAGGTCGGTCGCTCTCTACGTTCGATAAGACGAAGTCGTTCTTGATGCGGATGGCATACCTCGCTGCGGATACTGAGAGCGAAGCACAAGCAACCATCCGCCGAATCCGACAATCGTTCGGGGAGATGTACAACGACCACCAGACGATGCTGGAGTCACCGTACGTCACCGATATTAGCGATGATGCAGTCCAGCGCTACCATTTCATTTCGTATTTTGACTGGTCGAACTCCGACGAGTACAGTGATCCCGCCTTCCTTAGCGAGCTGAAAGAGCACATCCGCAAGCTTCGACAGGAAGATCCACGAGCGTGCTTGGAATACATCAAAGACTACACCAACAGCTTGGAACGCGGATTCAACGCGTTATCGAAGGTGTTAGACTGTACCGGTGATGACGAAATTTCGACCCTCGTCCAGCGGATACACCGCCTCCGTCACGCGACGAAGTTCTACCCGTTGCTCCTCAAAGCGTGGCCGAATCTTGATGACGATGGCAGGCGGGAGCTCCTGAACGCGATTGAGACGTACATCTTCCGCGTCTACTCGATTGGTAACCATCGAAGTCACACGGGTGAGTCCAGCCTCTACGTCCGCACGCGAAACATCAGCGAAGACAGTCCAGCCGATATCTGGGTGAGCCAAAGTCGTCTCCCTAATGAATCGATACGAGGACGACTCACAGTTTCGACGATCCCTTTCAGCCGCGGATCTGTACTCGAAAGCGAGCTCGCAGGACCTTCGGTATCTCTTCTACTTCTACAACGAACACCGAGCTGA
- a CDS encoding DUF1156 domain-containing protein gives MSEQSGSSQGRQERTELPIERGFPIERVNELAEREGRAKMYYRPIYTMHKWWARRLGCVFRAISLYSLLHDPDTVDVFEPGNNGETLANWNDDGSSELDIASILDRVDMADPESLWELYPKDVRVEDKKILDPFMGGGTSLVEASRFGAEVVGNDLNPVAWFVTKKELEAGQTDVEELEEAFEQVKEDVADEITEYYKTPCPNGDHDADVMYNFWVKELDCVSCGHTVPLFKDYRVAKGRYENDDKYNVLCPGCGAVTLVDDWQSESLCDACGHSFIPKNGNVSRGGKYNCPDCGQKYAITDAIQEQGSPDLRLYAVEYFCEHCETAGEERSEYKGYKRVEEADIDLLDEAIEEWESSDDLHEYVPGEKIPEGAITASSELAGNDVFDHGYEYWTDMHNERQLLSVAKIMRSIEDIDPSLRDYLLLALTDSLMFQNMFCIYNQPANKIEGVFRMNSFVPTSEAIENNVWGASAGRGTFSNSVDKVLRGVEYGASPTERFIEDGETQETGKFAQPIGEESTLYQGDMRNLDFEDEFDAVITDPPYYDNIIYSEVSDYFYVWQKILLEDEYPGFDQDQTPRAESIVTNPYLDKTAEDFETEIGQAFAVIRRALKDDGVLAFTYHHSDSESWGELLASLCANGFEVTATYPISADSNKFITGEAVSFDITVVARPIDDTEPASWNSLRRDIYRTARRTRTQLEENRDLSRGDIGVMEMGACFREYSKHHGKVQRDGEIMDAKDVVQEIYGIIQEASDIGVEDVFIDLLDTPDVSYDDVNKLCRGTNATPEDLKETRLYNQDDGFELGTWDNEKRQAYIQERVNGDGGDHLSNLDKLQFLRYRYEKGQAVQNYVEKWDVDDDLRELAGRLADVTGDDTYTRVLGDRDITSY, from the coding sequence ATGTCTGAGCAATCTGGATCTTCACAGGGTCGGCAGGAGCGGACGGAACTCCCCATCGAACGCGGGTTCCCCATCGAGCGCGTGAACGAGTTGGCGGAACGAGAGGGGCGAGCGAAGATGTACTACCGTCCTATTTACACAATGCACAAGTGGTGGGCCCGTCGCCTGGGGTGTGTTTTCCGTGCAATCTCGCTCTACTCTCTTCTTCACGATCCAGATACAGTGGATGTGTTTGAGCCAGGTAATAACGGGGAGACGCTTGCGAACTGGAATGACGATGGTTCCAGTGAGTTAGATATCGCTTCCATCCTTGACCGCGTTGATATGGCAGACCCTGAGAGCCTCTGGGAGCTCTACCCCAAGGATGTCCGCGTCGAGGACAAGAAGATTCTCGACCCATTCATGGGTGGCGGCACGTCGCTCGTTGAGGCGTCGCGCTTCGGCGCTGAAGTCGTCGGCAATGACCTGAACCCTGTCGCGTGGTTCGTCACGAAGAAAGAACTCGAAGCTGGCCAAACCGACGTCGAAGAGCTTGAGGAAGCATTCGAGCAGGTGAAGGAGGACGTCGCGGACGAGATCACGGAGTACTACAAAACGCCCTGCCCGAACGGCGACCACGACGCCGACGTGATGTACAATTTCTGGGTGAAAGAATTGGACTGCGTTTCATGCGGGCACACGGTTCCACTATTCAAGGACTATCGCGTGGCGAAGGGACGCTACGAGAATGATGACAAATACAACGTTCTGTGCCCGGGCTGTGGGGCGGTGACTCTCGTGGACGACTGGCAGTCAGAGAGCCTTTGCGATGCTTGTGGCCATAGTTTCATTCCGAAGAACGGGAATGTATCTCGAGGAGGGAAGTACAACTGCCCTGACTGTGGACAGAAGTACGCAATCACGGATGCTATCCAAGAACAGGGTTCACCAGACCTCCGTCTGTACGCGGTCGAATACTTCTGCGAACACTGTGAGACCGCCGGTGAAGAGCGAAGTGAGTATAAAGGATACAAACGTGTTGAAGAGGCAGATATCGATCTTCTAGACGAAGCAATCGAAGAGTGGGAAAGTAGCGACGACCTCCATGAGTACGTTCCTGGCGAAAAAATCCCAGAAGGAGCGATTACTGCGTCATCTGAACTGGCTGGAAATGATGTCTTTGACCACGGATACGAGTACTGGACCGATATGCACAACGAGCGCCAGCTACTCTCGGTTGCGAAGATTATGCGGTCTATCGAAGATATAGACCCCTCACTGCGGGACTACCTTCTCTTGGCTCTAACAGACTCACTCATGTTCCAAAACATGTTCTGTATCTACAACCAACCTGCGAACAAGATTGAGGGCGTTTTTCGAATGAATTCGTTCGTGCCGACTTCAGAAGCCATCGAAAATAACGTCTGGGGTGCTTCAGCAGGCCGAGGTACGTTCTCAAACTCTGTCGATAAAGTGTTGAGAGGAGTTGAGTATGGGGCTTCTCCGACAGAACGATTCATCGAAGATGGGGAAACTCAAGAGACGGGAAAGTTCGCACAGCCAATTGGTGAGGAGTCCACTCTTTATCAAGGCGATATGCGGAACCTCGATTTCGAGGACGAATTTGACGCAGTAATTACTGACCCACCATACTACGACAATATCATCTACTCGGAGGTCTCAGACTATTTTTACGTCTGGCAGAAGATTTTGCTTGAAGATGAATACCCTGGGTTCGATCAAGACCAGACGCCTCGTGCCGAGTCAATCGTAACTAACCCGTATCTGGACAAGACTGCCGAGGACTTCGAAACTGAGATTGGGCAAGCCTTCGCTGTAATCCGACGGGCGTTAAAAGACGATGGGGTGCTAGCATTCACTTACCACCACTCTGACTCAGAGTCGTGGGGCGAATTGCTTGCCTCGCTATGTGCTAACGGATTCGAGGTTACAGCGACGTATCCAATTAGTGCAGACTCTAATAAATTCATCACGGGTGAAGCAGTCTCATTCGACATCACCGTCGTCGCCCGACCCATCGACGACACCGAGCCAGCCTCGTGGAACTCCCTCCGCCGCGACATCTACCGTACGGCCCGCCGTACCCGCACCCAACTCGAAGAGAACCGTGACCTCTCCCGTGGCGACATTGGCGTGATGGAGATGGGCGCGTGTTTCCGTGAGTACTCCAAGCACCACGGGAAGGTGCAGCGTGACGGCGAGATTATGGACGCGAAGGATGTCGTCCAAGAAATCTATGGCATCATCCAGGAGGCCAGCGATATCGGCGTCGAGGACGTGTTCATCGACTTGCTCGACACGCCCGACGTCTCCTACGATGACGTCAACAAGCTCTGTCGCGGGACGAATGCCACCCCGGAGGATCTCAAGGAGACGCGCCTGTACAACCAGGACGACGGCTTCGAACTCGGCACCTGGGACAACGAGAAGCGCCAAGCGTACATTCAGGAGCGCGTCAACGGCGACGGCGGCGACCACCTCTCGAACCTTGACAAGCTCCAGTTCCTCCGCTACCGCTACGAGAAGGGGCAGGCAGTCCAGAACTACGTCGAGAAGTGGGACGTCGATGACGACCTGCGCGAACTCGCGGGACGGCTCGCCGACGTGACCGGCGATGACACGTACACGCGGGTGCTTGGAGATCGGGACATCACGAGCTACTGA
- a CDS encoding ATP-binding protein, producing the protein MVDNLILTVKDVVEDGNELVVAFGNQNTILVYNDTGEDPSPGATVRLDEEQINAVEVIQPDGSDSGNLVGVVKRVSSEKIIVQTENTHLSVFYPDELDLRVEDTIELDSTSGRVLGKIEDIDPPTFDSSSESSDLSRYRTENPDNSFDDIGGLETIKERVKEVVELPLSKSDEFSEIGADPPTGVLFHGPPGTGKTLFARAVADSLEDGTFYNINGPEVLSRWYGESEREIRRIFEDASQRDGPSIIFIDEIESIASSREGSREVNRRIVTQLLTVMDGFDEFEDVIVIAATNRPEDIDQALRRPGRFDREVEFPSELPMEDRVDILETVSEQEEMNVADSVDFTGIAEETEEWTGAELKRLLNDAAVSGVKDSRTTIIPEDLALALRRIERSRRGKQNESGGKENNA; encoded by the coding sequence ATGGTTGATAATCTAATTCTCACTGTGAAGGATGTCGTTGAAGATGGAAACGAACTGGTAGTCGCATTTGGCAATCAGAACACAATTCTAGTGTACAATGACACGGGGGAAGATCCATCTCCCGGAGCAACGGTGCGGCTTGATGAAGAACAGATCAATGCGGTGGAGGTGATCCAACCAGATGGATCTGATTCAGGAAACTTAGTCGGAGTCGTCAAGCGAGTATCTTCTGAGAAAATAATTGTTCAGACAGAGAATACACATCTCAGCGTGTTCTATCCCGATGAATTGGATCTACGTGTTGAGGACACTATTGAATTGGATTCTACTTCTGGAAGAGTGCTGGGTAAGATTGAGGATATTGACCCACCAACATTTGATTCTTCGAGCGAATCTTCCGATTTAAGTCGCTACCGAACAGAGAATCCGGACAATTCTTTCGACGATATTGGTGGGTTAGAAACCATCAAGGAACGAGTTAAAGAGGTAGTCGAATTGCCATTAAGCAAAAGCGACGAGTTTAGCGAGATCGGAGCAGATCCTCCAACCGGTGTTCTATTCCACGGACCACCAGGAACAGGTAAGACGCTGTTCGCAAGGGCTGTTGCTGATAGTCTAGAAGACGGAACGTTCTATAATATAAATGGTCCTGAAGTGCTTAGCAGATGGTATGGAGAAAGTGAACGAGAAATTCGGCGGATCTTTGAGGATGCTAGTCAGAGAGACGGGCCATCAATAATATTCATTGACGAAATAGAAAGCATTGCCTCTTCGCGGGAAGGGTCAAGAGAGGTCAACCGTCGAATTGTAACTCAACTGTTGACGGTGATGGATGGGTTCGATGAATTCGAAGATGTGATTGTTATCGCTGCGACAAACCGTCCGGAGGATATTGATCAAGCATTACGCCGTCCGGGTAGGTTCGACCGTGAAGTAGAATTCCCTTCTGAGTTACCAATGGAGGACCGAGTTGATATATTGGAAACCGTCTCAGAACAGGAGGAAATGAATGTCGCAGATTCCGTCGACTTCACCGGAATTGCAGAGGAGACCGAAGAATGGACCGGTGCTGAATTAAAGCGACTGTTGAATGATGCAGCAGTTTCGGGTGTAAAGGACAGCCGAACAACGATTATACCGGAAGATTTGGCACTAGCATTAAGACGGATCGAACGATCACGACGTGGGAAGCAAAATGAATCCGGGGGTAAGGAGAACAATGCCTGA
- a CDS encoding DUF6414 family protein, with translation MPDMPMWVPSFLTSESEDEGELPLREFIYLDEVSVVSLLASLTREVTEARTDIDMTENRKRWRFRLKAALSHLPVVGGGSASRETVSVDRDTEEVVRRSQIESKFDELYAETSPHLQLTEKDTKSGVSVSNLSKGGLLEVDVEFSGHELFHYYKAFQYLIDVAEDAEYEFDNQEKQAIELMGSLFGDQIPVVGELEDYVLVDGAIQDKDENGDREDAESLWIAGTLDPEMLWQEPSQFLYEENEFTAYVRVSEAQIQKDWDPIKLTRVIKSISKPIGNQLSSVIDAAFSQAKEEFDTAGLEEDDPDDIVREHHNQYFDYIEEDGNLSLSSDRREELLVTAYSETTIQPDESNFELETRLLRELTQVVEDDADVNLDRDTLAQRRSRIINNEEGVADSDSNTSNRNYLEVSFVAVYW, from the coding sequence ATGCCTGATATGCCAATGTGGGTCCCCTCTTTCCTGACATCAGAGAGCGAAGATGAAGGTGAGTTGCCTCTGCGCGAGTTCATATATCTTGACGAAGTGAGTGTAGTCAGCTTGTTAGCCTCGTTGACGCGGGAAGTAACAGAGGCTCGCACAGATATTGATATGACAGAGAATCGAAAGCGGTGGAGGTTTCGACTGAAAGCTGCTCTTTCACATCTCCCGGTTGTTGGGGGCGGAAGTGCGAGTCGTGAGACAGTGAGTGTCGATAGAGATACTGAGGAAGTTGTTCGTCGGTCTCAGATCGAGTCTAAATTCGATGAATTATATGCTGAAACATCTCCCCATCTCCAGTTGACCGAGAAGGATACTAAGTCAGGAGTCTCCGTATCTAACCTCTCTAAAGGAGGTCTCTTGGAGGTAGATGTAGAATTTTCTGGTCATGAGTTATTCCACTACTACAAAGCATTCCAATATCTGATTGATGTTGCTGAAGACGCTGAATACGAGTTTGATAATCAAGAGAAGCAGGCTATCGAGTTGATGGGCTCACTTTTTGGAGATCAAATCCCCGTCGTTGGTGAATTAGAGGATTATGTATTGGTTGACGGTGCAATTCAAGACAAAGATGAGAATGGAGACAGGGAAGATGCTGAAAGTCTCTGGATTGCTGGTACTCTGGACCCAGAGATGCTTTGGCAAGAGCCTAGCCAGTTCTTATACGAGGAAAACGAGTTTACAGCGTACGTTAGAGTATCCGAAGCGCAGATTCAGAAGGACTGGGATCCAATTAAGTTGACTCGCGTTATCAAAAGTATCTCGAAACCGATTGGGAATCAATTGAGTTCCGTTATTGATGCTGCATTTTCACAAGCGAAAGAGGAGTTCGATACTGCCGGGTTAGAAGAAGATGATCCCGATGATATCGTAAGGGAACATCACAACCAGTACTTTGATTACATTGAGGAAGATGGGAATCTGAGTCTGTCTTCAGATCGCCGCGAAGAGTTATTGGTCACCGCATATAGTGAAACAACAATACAACCGGATGAGTCGAATTTTGAACTTGAAACCCGGTTGCTGAGGGAGCTAACTCAAGTGGTGGAGGACGACGCAGACGTGAACTTAGACCGTGATACCCTTGCTCAGCGAAGATCCAGAATCATCAATAACGAGGAAGGGGTTGCAGATTCCGACTCAAACACGTCCAATCGAAATTATCTAGAGGTGAGTTTTGTTGCAGTTTACTGGTGA
- a CDS encoding DEAD/DEAH box helicase, with protein sequence MSGYDLVDIEVTHESADDLLDSLSEDGTDGSHLQSIQAVRLQAGQPDSELRSLKELDENAVKLLEHQVDAAYRALFEMDGKALLADEVGLGKTIEVGMILKEMHFRETDESVLILTPAQLAKQWQAELREKFGLDFVCNYDDEFEDFDAHDYIIASIDTAKSERHRQTVLDRNWDVLVLDEAHYVKNEETDRYDLIDRLSYNYAFFLTATPIQNELTDLYNVVSLLRPGLFGTRDVFHHYFVNSNQETLVNRDELQDRLNKVMIRNRREDTDIDFTDRTIDTRTFDPTPKERELYQAVSDYVKGAYSQDQGQKLVLMLLQKEVVSSPVALKKTIEKRLYDQSELTHADELESILDLIDEIDTVTKQERLLDIVEEARDNVEMGRVIVFTQFRATQQQILDRLASEGYTVHAFHGGHTSSEKEQIVEDFEEEGGILVSTDAMSEGRNLQFCNILVNLDLPWNPMRVEQRIGRVHRIGQKRDVFIFNMALKDTVEEYVLERLYHKIDLFQQSVGELSSILSRLEESGTSFEDEIFERLVAADSEVDLENDFDAMAVDLQEQRELADKLEEFNSGVFEGFDLGESDD encoded by the coding sequence ATGAGCGGGTACGACCTCGTCGATATCGAGGTCACACACGAATCTGCTGACGATCTTCTGGATTCGCTGTCTGAGGACGGTACTGATGGGAGTCATCTGCAGAGTATCCAAGCAGTCCGTCTGCAAGCAGGCCAGCCGGATTCAGAACTCCGGTCACTGAAAGAGTTGGACGAGAATGCCGTCAAACTTCTCGAACATCAAGTGGATGCAGCCTACCGGGCTCTCTTCGAGATGGACGGAAAAGCACTCCTAGCTGACGAGGTCGGCCTCGGGAAGACTATCGAGGTCGGAATGATTCTCAAAGAGATGCACTTCCGTGAAACGGACGAATCCGTCCTTATCCTCACTCCCGCACAGCTGGCCAAACAGTGGCAGGCTGAACTCCGAGAGAAATTCGGTCTTGACTTCGTCTGCAACTACGACGACGAATTCGAGGACTTCGACGCCCACGATTACATCATTGCGAGCATCGACACTGCGAAGAGCGAGCGACATCGTCAGACGGTTCTTGATCGGAACTGGGACGTTCTGGTACTTGACGAGGCCCACTATGTCAAAAACGAAGAGACGGACCGTTACGACCTGATTGACCGGCTTTCCTACAACTATGCGTTCTTCCTGACGGCGACGCCGATTCAGAACGAACTGACTGACCTGTACAACGTCGTCTCGCTACTCCGCCCTGGGCTGTTCGGTACGCGTGACGTCTTCCATCACTACTTCGTCAACAGCAATCAGGAGACGCTGGTGAATCGAGACGAACTACAGGATCGGCTGAACAAGGTTATGATCCGAAACCGACGGGAAGACACGGATATCGACTTCACAGACCGGACAATCGACACACGGACGTTCGATCCAACCCCAAAGGAACGCGAACTCTATCAGGCAGTCTCAGACTACGTCAAAGGGGCGTACAGTCAGGACCAGGGTCAAAAGCTCGTACTGATGCTCCTTCAGAAGGAGGTCGTCAGCAGCCCGGTCGCACTCAAGAAGACCATCGAGAAGCGACTCTACGACCAGTCGGAGCTCACGCACGCGGACGAACTGGAGTCGATCTTAGATCTGATCGATGAGATCGATACCGTGACTAAACAGGAACGACTCTTGGATATCGTCGAAGAAGCCCGCGACAACGTCGAGATGGGGAGAGTCATCGTCTTCACCCAGTTCCGAGCAACCCAACAGCAGATCCTCGACAGGCTCGCCTCGGAGGGATACACAGTACACGCGTTCCACGGCGGGCACACAAGCAGCGAGAAGGAGCAAATTGTCGAGGACTTCGAAGAAGAAGGCGGAATCCTCGTCTCAACCGACGCCATGAGTGAAGGCCGTAACCTACAGTTTTGCAATATATTAGTTAATTTAGACTTGCCGTGGAATCCGATGCGTGTTGAACAACGTATCGGACGTGTACACCGGATCGGCCAGAAGCGAGACGTATTCATCTTCAATATGGCGTTGAAAGATACGGTCGAAGAGTACGTACTGGAGCGGTTGTACCACAAGATTGATCTCTTCCAGCAGAGCGTCGGAGAACTGAGCTCAATCTTGAGCCGCTTGGAAGAGTCGGGGACAAGCTTCGAAGACGAGATCTTCGAACGGTTGGTGGCCGCTGATTCCGAAGTCGATCTTGAGAACGACTTCGATGCGATGGCAGTTGACCTCCAGGAACAGCGCGAACTCGCCGACAAACTTGAGGAGTTCAATAGCGGCGTGTTCGAAGGATTCGACCTGGGGGAGAGCGATGACTGA